The following proteins are co-located in the Abditibacteriaceae bacterium genome:
- a CDS encoding prepilin-type N-terminal cleavage/methylation domain-containing protein — MRQTRRYSSQRNHGFTLIEIMIALSLFLVLLAVIFIPLNQAFQVFNAGRTSIALQGAADNTVKTIAAELQGAIAVYPNSELPGITDRQPYSTTGSSRAPYFDTTACSGGRVSNTARIDFLLPMRDPNTGTVGSPIRPENYVVTYYARLFTPADGFSTFTNPIGIYRAQMPYQEKDGTPLQKMNLLSADNPTRKDRYEQTPAGVCDADWLVQTSVAGSPPTPQISSLTGDSSDGVPGSEALITPRDMGVNLVDMTIMQPDLNFTCEDVDSNGVIDRVTITLTLVQYEGGDGGRKQNGQLLGQRVTASQVVNLPNTRLGV, encoded by the coding sequence ATGCGCCAAACTCGTCGTTATTCTTCGCAGCGCAATCATGGTTTCACTTTGATTGAAATCATGATTGCGCTCAGCCTGTTCTTAGTGCTGCTCGCGGTCATCTTCATTCCACTGAATCAAGCATTTCAAGTGTTTAATGCCGGTCGCACCAGCATTGCGTTGCAGGGCGCCGCTGACAACACGGTGAAGACGATCGCTGCCGAACTGCAAGGCGCTATCGCTGTATATCCGAATAGTGAATTACCAGGCATTACCGACCGACAACCATATTCTACAACTGGTAGTAGCAGGGCACCCTATTTTGATACTACAGCGTGCAGCGGAGGGCGTGTTTCAAATACTGCGCGCATCGATTTTCTGTTGCCAATGCGCGACCCTAATACAGGAACGGTAGGTTCGCCGATAAGACCCGAAAACTATGTCGTAACATATTATGCGCGCCTTTTCACTCCTGCCGACGGGTTCAGCACCTTTACAAATCCCATTGGTATTTACCGCGCGCAAATGCCATATCAAGAGAAGGATGGCACACCTCTACAAAAAATGAATTTGCTCTCTGCTGATAATCCAACTCGTAAAGACCGCTACGAACAGACACCAGCTGGAGTATGTGACGCCGACTGGTTAGTTCAAACTTCAGTCGCTGGAAGTCCACCGACCCCACAGATTTCATCCCTCACTGGTGATAGCTCGGACGGTGTCCCCGGTTCCGAAGCGCTGATAACACCACGTGACATGGGCGTCAATCTCGTTGATATGACTATAATGCAGCCCGACCTCAACTTCACCTGCGAAGATGTGGACTCTAACGGCGTTATTGACCGCGTGACGATTACGCTCACGTTGGTGCAATACGAAGGCGGTGATGGCGGGCGCAAGCAAAATGGTCAGTTGCTCGGCCAGCGTGTGACGGCTTCGCAGGTCGTCAATTTGCCAAATACCCGATTGGGCGTTTAA
- a CDS encoding type II secretion system protein, producing the protein MRVAIRRVLLPIIASAARREAYMNVRSKKGLTRRGGFTIIELLIVIGVVMALSALVLSGFSNLGANNRRQTCQSNLAQLYQSLRLYQQDEGGFPFLNNGDEIPTSSLQPNIGLWALYAFPQDSDINKVDSQKITGRYVRSAKIFHCPQDADGKELMVGGELNASITSPNTAYLSYQKIDTDSAGQPSYQSIRETSQSDMELWKRQLVTFNGTSRVYRTPADNTVVTWCRFHRPNGRDFDNVLFYDGSVQLISKTKDAVEGWKRTPKPPI; encoded by the coding sequence ATGCGGGTCGCTATTCGCAGAGTGTTGTTACCGATTATCGCAAGCGCAGCTAGGCGCGAGGCTTATATGAATGTACGGTCGAAAAAAGGGCTAACTCGGCGCGGCGGCTTTACCATTATCGAATTGCTGATTGTTATCGGCGTGGTAATGGCTTTATCGGCGCTCGTTCTTAGCGGCTTCTCCAATTTAGGAGCGAACAATCGACGGCAAACCTGCCAGAGCAATCTGGCGCAGTTATATCAGTCGCTGCGCTTGTATCAACAGGATGAGGGGGGTTTTCCGTTTCTCAACAATGGCGATGAAATTCCGACCAGTTCGCTGCAACCGAACATTGGCCTGTGGGCGCTGTATGCCTTTCCGCAGGATAGCGATATTAATAAAGTCGATTCGCAAAAAATCACGGGTCGTTATGTCCGAAGCGCCAAAATTTTCCATTGTCCCCAAGACGCCGATGGCAAAGAGCTTATGGTCGGCGGCGAACTGAATGCGAGTATCACCAGCCCTAATACAGCATATCTTTCGTATCAGAAAATAGACACCGATTCTGCTGGCCAGCCGTCATACCAATCCATTCGTGAAACCAGTCAATCCGATATGGAATTGTGGAAGCGACAACTCGTGACTTTTAACGGAACGAGTCGCGTTTATCGCACACCCGCTGATAACACTGTCGTGACTTGGTGCCGTTTTCATCGTCCTAATGGACGAGATTTTGACAATGTGCTTTTTTACGATGGCAGTGTGCAACTTATTTCTAAGACGAAAGATGCCGTAGAAGGCTGGAAGCGTACACCTAAACCGCCGATTTAA
- a CDS encoding prepilin-type N-terminal cleavage/methylation domain-containing protein has translation MRKHTSARAGFTLIEVMIALAIFVVGALAIVRIFPPALAAIQKSQDRTNASRLASSQLERLSPRGNISSTPDAIYSSTDDIGTFDTTFAGAFNGTVNSNESLPRDVRGTAITALDKGRFIDGERQRVMRHGTNNFFLLTNFPYANSIRVSREDTVEGVRLRFDGTNYHFDFSDATLASTGASWRNSSGLTDGEKYPVGVGSDYTYYVSYRWTQGGRVNGVTDEPYVFPAPSATGTVPLRPIRDGVAGVAPIVGEVDVRMVQSIGTMGTLDDGLMGLCRLTGITGISAGDIVRVSYRVGFAPGDDTLGWRGLIVDQTPVITPTSPTGAVTLTTRGLDQETYGDTLYAVAYSAPDTNGVSAGTPVTGECVPGKDGICDGASGILAAVIDSGNQTNRVELKKAGGLDTLAAPRARIMYRPQDGWGVQAAVAARSYMPFFAPPAGTSFRNEGWREYYWATGAGSDIVYFQPSEAGKTVLVSYEYLEGSVYRTVRDAIITLSGETVDTPLAAFGSGNGPTKKVARAEIIDPNGNIPTITAILAVRGLSVQARTVWADNAGRYSQSVVTDYRKRS, from the coding sequence ATGCGGAAACACACCTCGGCGCGCGCCGGTTTTACTCTTATCGAAGTGATGATCGCTTTGGCGATTTTCGTCGTCGGCGCTCTGGCGATTGTGCGCATTTTTCCACCGGCACTAGCCGCAATTCAAAAATCGCAAGATCGTACCAACGCCTCGCGTCTCGCTTCTAGCCAGCTCGAACGGTTAAGTCCTCGTGGTAATATTTCTAGCACGCCAGATGCAATTTATAGCAGCACCGATGACATAGGAACTTTCGACACAACCTTTGCCGGTGCCTTTAATGGAACAGTCAACAGCAACGAGAGCTTGCCTCGTGATGTACGTGGAACAGCCATCACTGCGCTCGACAAAGGTCGTTTCATTGATGGCGAACGTCAACGGGTAATGAGGCACGGCACTAACAATTTTTTTCTGCTAACGAATTTTCCATACGCGAACAGTATTAGAGTCTCGCGCGAGGATACGGTCGAAGGCGTTCGTTTGCGTTTTGATGGGACAAATTATCACTTTGATTTTTCCGATGCCACCCTCGCTTCAACTGGCGCTTCTTGGCGAAACAGCAGTGGGCTGACTGATGGCGAGAAATATCCAGTTGGTGTTGGGAGCGACTACACATATTATGTTTCCTATCGTTGGACACAAGGTGGCCGTGTAAATGGCGTTACCGATGAACCTTATGTTTTTCCCGCTCCGAGTGCGACGGGGACTGTTCCTTTAAGGCCAATTCGGGATGGAGTTGCAGGCGTTGCTCCTATTGTTGGTGAAGTCGACGTTCGGATGGTGCAGTCGATCGGGACTATGGGAACACTGGACGACGGACTGATGGGATTGTGCCGGCTCACCGGTATTACGGGCATCAGTGCAGGCGATATCGTTCGTGTTTCTTATCGTGTTGGTTTTGCCCCCGGTGATGACACGTTAGGATGGCGCGGCCTGATCGTCGATCAAACTCCAGTCATCACTCCGACATCACCCACTGGTGCGGTGACATTAACGACACGTGGCTTAGACCAAGAAACGTACGGCGACACATTGTACGCTGTTGCCTATTCTGCTCCTGATACGAACGGTGTAAGCGCCGGAACTCCAGTAACAGGCGAGTGTGTCCCGGGTAAAGATGGTATCTGCGATGGGGCGTCTGGCATTCTAGCGGCTGTCATCGATTCCGGCAATCAAACGAATCGCGTGGAATTAAAAAAGGCTGGCGGCCTGGATACTTTAGCCGCACCTCGAGCGCGCATAATGTATCGTCCACAAGATGGGTGGGGTGTGCAAGCTGCCGTTGCTGCTCGTAGCTATATGCCGTTCTTCGCTCCGCCAGCAGGGACAAGTTTTAGGAATGAAGGTTGGCGTGAGTATTATTGGGCTACAGGCGCTGGCTCTGACATTGTGTATTTTCAACCGAGCGAAGCGGGCAAAACAGTCTTGGTTTCTTACGAATATCTTGAGGGCAGCGTTTATCGCACAGTGCGCGACGCAATTATCACACTGAGTGGCGAAACTGTGGATACACCTCTAGCGGCGTTTGGCTCTGGTAACGGGCCGACAAAGAAAGTGGCTCGCGCAGAAATTATCGACCCGAATGGTAATATTCCGACGATCACCGCGATTCTCGCGGTTCGCGGGCTTTCGGTTCAGGCACGCACCGTGTGGGCTGATAATGCGGGTCGCTATTCGCAGAGTGTTGTTACCGATTATCGCAAGCGCAGCTAG
- a CDS encoding prepilin-type N-terminal cleavage/methylation domain-containing protein, with protein MNTHIRRTRGSHSSGFTLIEILIVVAIIAILAALLFPAFKSARERSNQTSCASNLQQIGLAVQLYRNDEKRYPSSLAFLLPESGGEASKSLGNPPTVLTYLNGYTAATTPPELAAEHKCGPDTCPNPNGTGYLKSSDVLLCPDDDLDDVVRSSYGDISVDLTKQYTDEASEPAPFYSRYLWNYFGYKDNGEAYRIAADAATAGEAKPEFLVNPTADFDPTTTVRRYDARRNPIKYSLSNRYAPAETIVTRCVFHRTQTSDMTTPTETPILSSARDIVLRVDGAAKSTLVAEYGAKGLWQKQGDSQ; from the coding sequence ATGAATACACACATTCGCCGCACGCGCGGCTCGCACTCTTCGGGGTTCACTCTAATCGAAATTTTAATCGTCGTGGCGATTATTGCGATTCTGGCGGCGCTGCTTTTCCCGGCGTTTAAGTCGGCGCGCGAACGCAGCAACCAAACGAGTTGTGCGAGTAACCTGCAGCAAATTGGGCTGGCCGTTCAGCTGTATCGTAACGACGAAAAGCGCTATCCATCGAGCCTTGCGTTCTTGTTACCCGAAAGCGGCGGAGAAGCGTCGAAATCGTTGGGAAATCCACCGACAGTTCTTACCTATCTGAACGGTTATACGGCGGCTACTACGCCTCCGGAGCTGGCGGCAGAACATAAGTGCGGCCCTGATACCTGCCCGAATCCCAATGGCACTGGCTATTTGAAGTCGAGCGATGTGCTTTTGTGTCCCGATGACGACCTCGATGATGTTGTGCGTTCGTCGTACGGCGATATCTCTGTTGATTTGACGAAGCAATACACCGATGAAGCCAGCGAACCGGCTCCATTTTACAGCCGCTACCTGTGGAACTACTTCGGCTATAAAGATAACGGTGAGGCTTACCGAATCGCTGCTGATGCAGCTACAGCGGGCGAAGCAAAACCCGAATTTCTCGTGAATCCGACAGCAGACTTCGATCCCACGACAACCGTCCGGCGCTACGATGCGCGACGCAATCCGATTAAATATTCGCTTTCGAATCGTTATGCACCGGCTGAAACGATTGTCACGCGCTGCGTCTTTCACCGCACACAGACCTCGGATATGACCACTCCGACGGAAACGCCTATTCTGTCGAGCGCCCGCGATATCGTCCTCCGTGTCGATGGCGCTGCGAAATCGACGCTTGTCGCTGAGTACGGAGCAAAAGGCTTGTGGCAAAAGCAGGGCGACTCGCAGTAA
- a CDS encoding prepilin peptidase → MLLTILFVLGAHVGSFLNVCIWRLPRGESVAQPPSHCPSCDTRLRAWDMVPIVSQTLLRARCRYCGNKISWRYAYIEALTGVLFALAGLRPGAIQGGYITGIWAGDPVILLRDLLVISCLVVIFWIDYETLMIPLSSALLIGLAGVGADAWGVWSGTKTLTTAPFGFFDALPAALPESIVAMAVAAAIIWAVRAGASAIYRREAMGFGDVFLVAAIAANIGWSGNLLLFFFLSSTLGSFIGLALRVPHAIRVYRRGRARDVQRQRKKPLAGALARHAFRLEMPFGPMLAVGAFVTLLWGTPMIESYMKWANPSIARMDVRSNRAILTQGKPGFYHGT, encoded by the coding sequence ATGCTCTTGACGATTCTCTTCGTCTTAGGCGCACACGTTGGCAGTTTTCTCAACGTTTGTATCTGGCGTTTGCCACGTGGCGAAAGTGTTGCGCAACCACCTTCGCATTGCCCCTCGTGTGACACGCGCTTGCGCGCGTGGGATATGGTGCCGATTGTCTCGCAAACGCTCTTGCGGGCGCGCTGTCGCTACTGTGGAAACAAGATTTCGTGGCGCTATGCTTACATCGAAGCGCTTACGGGTGTGCTGTTCGCTTTGGCGGGCCTTCGTCCGGGTGCGATTCAAGGCGGTTACATCACCGGAATCTGGGCGGGCGATCCGGTTATTCTGTTGCGCGATTTGCTGGTGATTTCGTGTCTCGTCGTCATTTTCTGGATCGACTACGAAACGCTGATGATCCCGCTTTCGTCGGCGTTGTTAATTGGCTTAGCGGGTGTTGGGGCTGACGCGTGGGGTGTGTGGAGCGGAACCAAAACGCTGACGACGGCGCCGTTCGGTTTTTTTGATGCGCTTCCGGCAGCACTGCCCGAATCGATTGTGGCCATGGCCGTCGCCGCAGCGATTATCTGGGCAGTGCGCGCCGGAGCTTCGGCGATTTACCGACGGGAAGCAATGGGCTTTGGCGATGTGTTTCTGGTTGCGGCCATTGCAGCCAACATCGGCTGGAGCGGGAACTTGCTGTTGTTTTTCTTTCTGTCGTCCACGCTGGGGTCGTTTATCGGGTTAGCGCTGCGGGTTCCTCACGCGATTCGGGTTTACCGGCGCGGGCGCGCGCGCGATGTGCAGCGCCAGAGGAAAAAACCGCTGGCCGGAGCGCTCGCGCGCCATGCCTTTCGACTGGAAATGCCGTTTGGCCCGATGCTCGCCGTGGGTGCATTTGTCACGTTGCTCTGGGGCACGCCGATGATTGAGTCCTACATGAAGTGGGCGAATCCGTCCATCGCTCGAATGGATGTACGGTCGAATCGGGCAATATTGACACAAGGCAAGCCGGGGTTTTACCACGGCACGTAA
- a CDS encoding type II secretion system F family protein, producing MATFAYVAKDKAGKIVRGRAEAENEKVLQKRLQESGYWVTQVAKEGANTGKKKNPLANFKKVKLKDKSIFARQFAVMINAGVSLVRCLSVLETQTENSRLRDIIKNVQSRVEGGETLSRALQAHNNVFDNLFIGLVRAGEVGGVLDETLDRLSQFLEGDLRLKQKIKAAMTYPVLVLIVAFIIVTGLVTLIVPKFIDIFKDFKVEMPAMTQILISTSKFMTSPAGAAFLLIGIPGTLFAFKKFIKTKFGKRLWDKYKLKMPVFGKLGKNIAVARFCRTLATLLTSGVPILQAMETVAQAIDNDTFTDVIMTARARIREGDPIGEPLEKSKMFPPMVVQMISIGEETGALDQMLGKVADFYEAEVEVQLQSLAAAIEPLMIVGLGLVVGFIVIALFMPLIAIVATLSGGDG from the coding sequence ATGGCGACTTTTGCTTATGTAGCGAAAGACAAAGCGGGCAAAATCGTGCGCGGTCGCGCCGAAGCCGAAAACGAAAAGGTGCTGCAAAAGCGCCTTCAAGAAAGCGGCTACTGGGTGACGCAAGTCGCCAAAGAAGGCGCCAACACCGGCAAGAAAAAGAACCCGCTGGCAAACTTTAAAAAGGTGAAGCTGAAAGATAAATCGATCTTCGCTCGCCAGTTCGCGGTAATGATTAACGCCGGCGTCAGCCTGGTGCGTTGTCTTTCTGTTTTGGAAACGCAAACCGAAAACTCGCGTTTGCGCGACATTATTAAAAACGTGCAGTCGCGCGTCGAAGGTGGCGAAACTCTTTCGCGCGCTCTACAAGCACACAACAACGTTTTCGATAACCTGTTTATCGGTTTGGTACGCGCGGGCGAAGTCGGCGGCGTTTTGGACGAAACTCTCGACCGTCTTTCACAATTCTTGGAAGGCGACTTGCGCCTCAAGCAGAAAATCAAAGCCGCCATGACCTATCCGGTTCTGGTTTTGATTGTTGCGTTCATCATCGTGACCGGTCTGGTCACCCTTATCGTTCCGAAATTCATCGACATCTTCAAAGACTTCAAAGTCGAGATGCCCGCGATGACGCAGATTCTCATCAGCACCTCGAAGTTCATGACTTCGCCTGCTGGCGCAGCTTTCTTGCTCATCGGTATTCCCGGTACGTTGTTCGCCTTCAAGAAGTTCATCAAAACCAAATTTGGCAAGCGCCTGTGGGACAAGTACAAGCTGAAAATGCCAGTCTTTGGGAAATTGGGCAAGAACATCGCTGTAGCGCGCTTCTGCCGCACATTGGCAACGCTCCTTACTTCGGGCGTGCCGATTTTGCAGGCGATGGAAACTGTTGCTCAGGCCATCGACAACGACACCTTTACCGATGTCATCATGACAGCGCGCGCTCGCATCCGCGAAGGCGACCCGATTGGCGAACCGCTCGAAAAGAGCAAAATGTTCCCGCCGATGGTTGTGCAGATGATTTCGATTGGTGAAGAAACCGGCGCGCTCGACCAGATGCTTGGTAAAGTCGCCGACTTCTACGAAGCCGAAGTCGAAGTGCAACTGCAGTCGCTCGCAGCGGCTATCGAGCCGCTGATGATCGTGGGTCTTGGCCTTGTCGTCGGCTTTATCGTTATCGCGCTGTTTATGCCGCTTATTGCTATTGTTGCGACGCTTTCTGGCGGCGACGGTTAG
- a CDS encoding AraC family transcriptional regulator, with amino-acid sequence MINTEEKLQLPAEADGSAWLHRKSGAGPLHRHAELEINICVAGSAVYLVDNKRFHLSRRTALWLFPAQEHVLLERSEDFAMWIAVWKPALLQRVCRTARSEPLCALCPDETWIARLENNDLAMLESLCAEIAASDDQSHHNAGFAWLLMQCLAAWNRSSQPVAGRAVHPAIERAARLLKEENLDVSELARRVGLSPSRLSRVFHQEIGQTLTDFRSHAAIERFMTLYDGRTCSLLEAAGRAGFGSYAQFGRALRAHTGQSPAQYRASLRKRANSTVPLA; translated from the coding sequence ATGATTAATACCGAGGAGAAACTGCAACTGCCCGCAGAAGCCGATGGCAGCGCTTGGCTGCACCGCAAAAGTGGCGCTGGCCCTTTGCATCGCCATGCCGAACTGGAAATCAATATCTGTGTCGCGGGAAGCGCGGTTTATCTCGTCGATAATAAGCGCTTCCATTTATCGCGCCGCACGGCGCTGTGGCTGTTTCCTGCGCAGGAACATGTGTTGCTGGAACGCTCCGAAGACTTTGCGATGTGGATCGCCGTCTGGAAACCGGCTTTATTGCAACGCGTCTGTAGAACTGCGCGCAGTGAACCGCTGTGTGCTCTGTGCCCCGACGAGACTTGGATTGCGCGCCTGGAAAACAACGATCTCGCGATGCTGGAATCGTTGTGTGCCGAGATTGCAGCCAGCGACGACCAAAGCCACCACAACGCGGGCTTCGCGTGGCTGCTGATGCAGTGTCTGGCGGCGTGGAACCGAAGTTCTCAGCCGGTGGCGGGGCGTGCGGTGCATCCGGCGATTGAACGGGCAGCGCGTTTGCTGAAAGAAGAGAATCTCGATGTTTCAGAACTCGCACGCCGCGTCGGACTTTCCCCTTCGCGCCTGTCGCGGGTGTTTCACCAGGAAATCGGACAAACCCTGACCGACTTCCGTTCCCATGCTGCTATCGAGCGTTTCATGACGCTCTACGACGGACGCACCTGTTCGCTTTTGGAAGCGGCGGGCCGCGCAGGATTTGGCTCCTACGCACAGTTTGGCCGGGCGCTGCGCGCTCATACCGGACAGAGTCCGGCACAATACCGCGCTTCGCTTCGAAAACGGGCTAATTCGACTGTACCTCTTGCATAG
- a CDS encoding phytanoyl-CoA dioxygenase family protein — protein MSITTLNTSKETSLISEQNRADWERDGFFVLESVVPAEHLEMLRDLVGESIARIDAEMEAQGVERLGINAKGSRYFVSGYANQATRAGEFIFSDLMADITRATLGDNVYLAYEQYVVKASEKGESFSWHQDSGYVGFPEHKPYLSCWVTLDDVNEENGTVYMLPYDRAGTRDYVPHQQDSNNNDMVGYTGDDPGVPVICPAGSIACFSSTVFHRSGPNNTDKMRRIYLPQYSSEPILRPDGKLHNMAIPFIVNGERVR, from the coding sequence ATGTCTATCACGACACTGAATACATCGAAAGAAACATCTTTAATTTCCGAACAGAACCGCGCCGATTGGGAGCGCGACGGCTTTTTCGTTTTGGAAAGCGTCGTGCCCGCTGAGCATCTTGAAATGCTGCGCGATCTGGTCGGCGAAAGCATCGCGCGCATCGACGCCGAAATGGAAGCGCAAGGCGTCGAGCGTCTGGGAATTAACGCCAAAGGCTCGCGTTATTTCGTCTCGGGTTACGCCAACCAAGCGACACGCGCCGGGGAATTCATCTTTTCCGACCTGATGGCCGACATCACGCGCGCCACGCTGGGCGACAACGTTTACCTGGCTTACGAGCAATACGTTGTGAAAGCGTCGGAAAAAGGCGAATCGTTCTCGTGGCACCAGGATTCGGGCTACGTTGGCTTTCCCGAACACAAGCCGTATCTCAGTTGCTGGGTCACGCTCGACGATGTGAACGAAGAAAACGGCACCGTTTATATGCTGCCTTACGACCGCGCCGGAACGCGCGATTATGTCCCGCACCAGCAAGACAGCAACAACAACGATATGGTTGGCTACACAGGCGACGATCCGGGCGTGCCGGTGATTTGTCCTGCCGGAAGCATCGCGTGTTTTTCTTCGACGGTCTTCCACCGATCCGGCCCGAATAACACCGACAAAATGCGCCGCATTTACCTGCCGCAGTATTCATCGGAGCCAATCCTCCGCCCCGACGGCAAGCTTCACAACATGGCGATTCCGTTCATCGTCAACGGCGAGCGTGTGCGTTAG
- a CDS encoding PilT/PilU family type 4a pilus ATPase — MAETPTRPQAVAPPTPGTRPQAVAPGALTTRPANPNAPAGAAPRPVATVAPVGGPRVEAPRSAAPNRAAPQPEEEEELLSLDEVHIDELLAKVVELKASDLHLAVGKKPCVRIHGKIKELAEYEELKANHTQSMIYDVISDEQIQRFENELELDFAYTAQGVARFRVNAYRDKGNVATAMRVIPSKIPTAEDINLPPVIMDMANRPRGLMLVTGPTGSGKSTTLAAVINTINMQHEGHILTIEDPVEFVHNHRKCVVNQREVGTDTKSFSNALRAALREDPDVILVGEMRDNETIHLAVTAAETGHLVFGTLHTNSAAESVDRMVGVFPSEQQEQIRTQLSNSIVAIVSQQLLPKVGGGRVAAIEIMIANSAIRNLIREAKAHQMVSIIQTQTGIGMQTMDQSLRDLYHKGLITYDDAMARSHNPGELEVMILQNDGPSNLNNR; from the coding sequence ATGGCAGAAACTCCTACACGGCCCCAGGCCGTTGCGCCTCCAACTCCGGGCACGCGCCCGCAGGCTGTTGCTCCCGGCGCGTTAACCACGCGTCCCGCTAATCCGAATGCGCCCGCTGGCGCCGCGCCGCGTCCCGTAGCGACTGTTGCGCCGGTTGGCGGCCCGCGCGTGGAAGCGCCGCGCTCCGCCGCGCCCAATCGCGCCGCGCCCCAACCTGAAGAGGAAGAAGAACTTCTTTCTCTCGATGAAGTTCACATCGATGAACTGCTGGCCAAAGTTGTCGAACTTAAAGCGAGCGACCTGCACCTGGCTGTCGGCAAAAAGCCCTGTGTGCGTATTCACGGCAAAATTAAGGAATTGGCCGAATACGAAGAACTGAAAGCGAATCACACGCAGTCGATGATTTACGACGTCATTTCCGACGAGCAAATCCAGCGTTTTGAAAACGAACTCGAACTCGACTTCGCTTACACGGCACAGGGCGTCGCCCGCTTTCGCGTCAATGCGTATCGCGACAAGGGGAATGTCGCGACGGCGATGCGCGTGATTCCGTCGAAAATTCCGACAGCGGAAGACATCAATTTGCCGCCGGTCATTATGGACATGGCGAACCGGCCGCGCGGCCTCATGCTCGTCACCGGCCCGACCGGTTCGGGTAAATCAACGACGCTTGCGGCGGTTATCAACACCATCAATATGCAGCATGAAGGGCATATTCTGACGATTGAAGACCCCGTCGAATTTGTCCACAACCACCGTAAATGTGTCGTGAACCAGCGCGAAGTCGGCACCGATACCAAAAGCTTTTCCAATGCGTTGCGTGCGGCGCTTCGTGAAGACCCGGACGTCATTCTGGTCGGCGAAATGCGTGACAACGAAACGATTCACCTTGCGGTGACGGCGGCGGAAACCGGTCACCTTGTTTTCGGCACGCTGCACACCAACAGCGCGGCAGAAAGCGTTGACCGTATGGTCGGTGTATTTCCTTCCGAGCAGCAGGAACAAATTCGCACGCAGTTGTCGAACTCGATTGTGGCGATTGTCTCGCAGCAGTTGCTGCCGAAAGTGGGCGGCGGGCGCGTGGCAGCCATCGAAATCATGATTGCGAACTCGGCGATTCGCAACCTGATTCGTGAAGCCAAAGCGCACCAAATGGTATCGATTATCCAAACGCAAACCGGCATCGGAATGCAAACGATGGATCAATCGTTGCGCGATTTGTATCACAAAGGCCTGATTACCTACGATGACGCGATGGCGCGCAGTCATAACCCCGGCGAATTGGAAGTCATGATTTTGCAGAACGACGGGCCGAGCAATTTGAACAATCGCTAA